One Rosa chinensis cultivar Old Blush chromosome 5, RchiOBHm-V2, whole genome shotgun sequence genomic region harbors:
- the LOC112165077 gene encoding proton pump-interactor 1 — MGVEDLGFEKVQGPVGGTVSEGENSAKENGKLEEGSGHNEPIKFGSHGDEMAKKEGNGVAVQNFPQDAVDEWPAPKQIHSFYFVRYRTFDDPKLKAKIEQANVEVQKKNQARSRVLEALNAKRSERSELIEQIKALRSDNQQIRKIADEKFKEIEPLQKDLKKLRTADYAGRNGGLCSSEEELDARIKGLQYIIQHESIPLSEEKKILKEIKQLENTRGEVIANAAVRAKIQESVVHIDKDALQDQVKLIGGDLDGVRKEQQAVRSKIQQLDDAIKAVDKQISSIRDELKIVTDKRDQSQQSIFTFRQQLDQQNASFYLSRNILNKARGLAMKNDVKALEELTHAEVEKFMSQWNSKKDFRDDYEKRILSSLDSRQLSRDGRIRNPDEKPLVVHEVSTPIVLESATKANTKQVKEDGRSAPLDSLPVQKVQKEAKSKAVLPKSTVDEDEEIYGLEKPKKDSKESKVDEAKLKEMKREEEIAKAKQAMERKKKKAEKAAAKAEIRAQKEAEKKLKEREKKAKKKATSATENNPDEATEPIAEVAEPEIPNVEVPVPAKEKVQKDKTIRNRGRPRGPDSLPKAILKRKKSNNYWVWAAPAALLVVVFLALGYYYLL, encoded by the exons ATGGGGGTCGAAGATTTGGGATTTGAGAAGGTCCAAGGACCAGTTGGTGGGACTGTTAGTGAAGGAGAGAATTCCGCCAAGGAAAATGGGAAACTGGAAGAAGGGTCAGGGCATAATGAGCCAATAAAATTTGGATCACATGGTGATGAAATGGCTAAAAAGGAAGGGAATGGGGTTGCGGTACAAAACTTCCCTCAAGATGCAGTTGATGAGTGGCCTGCCCCTAAGCAGATCCATTCTTTTTATTTCGTCAGGTACCGGACATTTGATGATCCAAAGTTAAAAGCCAAAATTGAGCAGGCTAATGTAGAAGTTCAGAAGAAGAATCAGGCTCGATCTCGAGTCCTTGAAGCATTAAATGCAAAGAGG TCCGAGAGATCTGAGTTAATAGAGCAGATTAAGGCTCTGAGATCTGACAACCAGCAAATTAGAAAAATTGCGGATGAGAAATTTAAGGAGATTGAGCCTCTGCAGAAGGATCTCAAAAAGCTCCGCACTGCAGATTATGCTGGTCGCAATGGTGGTTTGTGCTCATCTGAGGAAGAGCTTGATGCTCGG ATCAAAGGCTTGCAGTATATCATACAACATGAGAGCATTCCGTTGTCTGAGGAGAAGAAAATCCTTAAAGAGATCAAACAACTTGAAAACACACGTGGAGAAGTCATCGCTAATGCTGCTGTACGAGCCAAGATTCAGGAATCAGTGGTTCATATAGACAAAGATGCCCTTCAAGACCAGGTTAAA CTTATTGGTGGTGATTTGGATGGAGTAAGGAAAGAGCAACAAGCAGTTAGGTCCAAAATTCAGCAACTTGATGATGCAATTAAGGCAGTAGATAAGCAAATTTCTTCAATACGGGATGAGCTGAAGATTGTAACTGATAAGAGGGATCAATCACAACAGAGCATTTTTACATTTAGGCAGCAGCTTGATCAGCAA AATGCCTCCTTTTACCTAAGCCGTAATATCTTGAACAAAGCGAGAGGTTTGGCTATGAAGAATGATGTTAAAGCACTTGAAGAGCTTACTCATGCAGAG GTGGAGAAATTTATGTCCCAGTGGAATAGTAAAAAGGATTTTAGGGATGATTATGAGAAAAGAATTTTGTCGTCTCTGGATAGTCGGCAATTGAGTAGGGATGGACGAATAAGAAACCCAGATGAGAAGCCATTGGTGGTTCATGAAGTGTCCACACCCATAGTATTAGAGTCGGCAACAAAAGCTAATACAAAACAAGTCAAGGAAGATGGCAGATCTGCACCATTAGATAGTTTGCCTGTACAGAAGGTTCAGAAAGAAGCCAAAAGTAAAGCAGTGCTTCCAAAATCTACTGTAGATGAAGACGAGGAGATATATGGGCTTGAGAAGCCGAAAAAGGACAGTAAAGAGAGTAAAGTTGATGAAGCAAAGTTGAAGGAGAtgaaaagagaagaggaaaTTGCTAAAGCTAAGCAGGCCatggaaaggaagaagaaaaaggcaGAGAAAGCTGCAGCTAAAGCAGAAATTAGAGCTCAAAAAGAAGCTGAAAAGAAGCTCAAG GAGCGTGAAAAGAAGGCAAAGAAGAAGGCTACATCAGCAACCGAGAACAATCCTGATGAGGCAACGGAACCAATTGCTGAAGTTGCAGAACCAGAAATACCTAATGTTGAAGTTCCGGTCCCTGCTAAGGAGAAGGTGCAAAAGGATAAAACTATCAGGAATAGGGGTCGTCCAAGAGGTCCAGACTCACTTCCGAAAGCCATACTGA